One Pseudodesulfovibrio alkaliphilus DNA segment encodes these proteins:
- a CDS encoding DMT family transporter, whose product MLQGLIYAVISAAAFGSLAVLVKLGYDAGLSGAEMMQYRFTIAALILGLILLVRDRSLLAISRTGLAWCALIGMVIYWLQTSCFVRALETIPASTAALILYFYPVTVTLLSALIFRTKLARVVFGSLALVVAGCCLVFYDAFLKEADPTGLLYAVGAMCFFTCYLMVVQRALRNIKPLTATFYVMLFAGVSFTLSGDPGAWLTPTWERMAFGLSLGVVPGVVAVAFLYMAVEKVGSAYASIFSSIEPVVTLAGAALLLDENVVLLQIGGTVLIIAGVVIPNLRALALRRQVNAPARRP is encoded by the coding sequence ATGCTCCAGGGGCTCATCTATGCGGTCATCTCGGCCGCCGCCTTCGGTTCACTGGCAGTGCTGGTCAAGCTCGGCTACGACGCAGGCCTTTCAGGCGCCGAGATGATGCAGTACCGCTTCACCATCGCCGCCCTCATTCTGGGTCTGATCCTGCTTGTGCGCGACAGGTCGCTGCTGGCCATCTCCCGGACCGGGCTGGCCTGGTGCGCCCTGATCGGCATGGTCATCTACTGGCTCCAGACATCCTGCTTTGTCCGGGCGCTGGAGACCATTCCCGCCTCCACCGCAGCCCTGATCCTCTACTTCTACCCGGTGACCGTAACCCTCCTCTCGGCCCTGATTTTCCGAACAAAACTCGCCCGGGTGGTGTTTGGCTCCCTGGCTCTGGTGGTTGCCGGATGCTGCCTTGTCTTTTACGACGCCTTCCTCAAGGAAGCGGACCCCACCGGACTGCTCTACGCCGTGGGGGCCATGTGTTTTTTCACCTGCTATCTCATGGTGGTGCAGCGGGCGCTGCGCAATATCAAACCCCTCACGGCGACCTTTTACGTCATGCTGTTTGCCGGGGTTTCCTTCACTCTGTCGGGCGATCCCGGAGCATGGCTCACACCCACCTGGGAACGGATGGCCTTTGGCCTTTCCCTGGGCGTGGTGCCCGGCGTGGTGGCCGTGGCTTTCCTCTACATGGCAGTGGAAAAGGTGGGCAGCGCCTACGCCTCGATCTTCTCATCCATCGAACCAGTGGTCACTCTGGCCGGAGCCGCACTCCTGCTCGACGAGAACGTGGTCCTGCTCCAGATCGGCGGCACGGTCCTGATCATCGCGGGCGTGGTCATCCCCAATCTGCGGGCACTGGC
- a CDS encoding TlyA family RNA methyltransferase produces the protein MPKKFRADHLLAASGLVESREKAKRLIMAGSVHHLDRGQKVPVTKPGQQFHEDAEFVVPGDERFVSRGAHKLLSAIEAFAIDFTGKVALDAGASTGGFTDCMLQHGATRVYAADVGYGQLHEKLRRDERVINLERTNLRHAGPDLIPEPVDVVVADVSFISLTKVLPACMQFLRTGGEVVALIKPQFEVGPGQTDKGVVRDQSLRQQTVDMVTGFCRDELELELIGVTPSRLLGPKGNQEYLAYLKRLA, from the coding sequence ATGCCCAAGAAATTCCGCGCCGATCATCTGCTGGCTGCGTCGGGGCTGGTGGAAAGCCGCGAGAAGGCCAAGCGGTTGATCATGGCTGGTTCGGTCCACCATCTGGATCGTGGGCAGAAGGTGCCCGTAACCAAGCCCGGCCAGCAATTCCACGAAGACGCGGAATTTGTGGTGCCCGGCGACGAGCGTTTTGTATCCCGAGGAGCGCACAAGCTGCTCTCGGCCATTGAGGCGTTTGCCATCGACTTCACGGGCAAGGTGGCCCTGGACGCGGGTGCTTCCACTGGCGGCTTTACCGACTGCATGTTGCAGCACGGAGCGACACGGGTATATGCGGCCGACGTGGGCTACGGCCAGCTTCACGAAAAGCTGCGCCGGGACGAACGGGTGATCAACCTGGAACGAACGAACCTGCGCCACGCAGGGCCTGACCTGATCCCGGAGCCAGTGGATGTGGTGGTGGCCGATGTCTCCTTCATATCTCTGACCAAGGTACTGCCCGCGTGTATGCAGTTTCTGCGGACAGGCGGCGAAGTGGTGGCGCTGATCAAGCCCCAGTTCGAGGTAGGGCCGGGCCAGACCGACAAGGGCGTGGTGCGCGACCAGTCGCTCCGGCAGCAGACCGTGGACATGGTCACCGGATTCTGCCGCGACGAACTGGAGCTTGAGCTGATCGGCGTCACCCCGTCGCGCCTCCTCGGCCCCAAGGGCAACCAGGAGTACCTCGCCTACCTGAAAAGGCTTGCCTGA
- the thrC gene encoding threonine synthase, with amino-acid sequence MNADLFPTYRGRMEYFCLGCGKRYPADELYYTCPRCGGVFLLDNLDFAELKKTSGKEWRKIFDARAASKRTALRGVFRFYELMAPVLDEEDVVYLGEGNTPVVESSPALNAATGLRTAYKNDGQNPSASFKDRGMACGFSYLRSLVRKHGWDSILTVCASTGDTSAAAALYASYVGGAITSVVILPQGKVTAAQLAQPLGSGAVVLEVPGVFDDCMKVVEHLADNYRVALLNSKNAWRILGQESYAFELAQWFDWDLRGKCVFVPIGNAGNITAIMAGFLKLLELGVIDTLPRIFGVQSHHADPVYRYYAVDDPAKRQFTPVTVTPSVAQAAMIGNPVSFPRVRHFAEKFEASGGKDAFQVIQVTEQQIMDSMIQANRNGHIACTQGGECLAGAKRALELGLVSPDELCILDSTAHQLKFVDFQNMYFENTFPAEFGVTPDTTLSNRPALVASPEDKARLSPEDFTRTTADAIVKRLGLEKK; translated from the coding sequence ATGAACGCCGACCTTTTCCCCACCTATCGCGGCCGCATGGAGTACTTCTGCCTCGGCTGCGGCAAGCGGTATCCTGCCGACGAGCTGTACTACACCTGTCCCCGGTGCGGGGGCGTCTTCCTGCTCGACAACCTCGACTTCGCCGAGTTGAAGAAGACCTCGGGCAAAGAGTGGCGCAAAATATTCGACGCTCGGGCCGCGTCCAAGCGCACGGCGCTTCGCGGCGTGTTCCGCTTCTACGAGTTGATGGCCCCGGTGCTGGACGAGGAGGACGTTGTCTATCTGGGCGAGGGCAACACCCCAGTGGTCGAGTCGTCTCCGGCCCTCAACGCAGCCACCGGACTGCGTACAGCCTACAAGAACGATGGCCAGAACCCCTCGGCATCCTTCAAGGACCGGGGCATGGCCTGCGGTTTTTCCTACCTGCGCTCCCTGGTGCGCAAGCATGGCTGGGATTCCATCCTCACGGTTTGCGCCTCCACGGGCGACACCTCGGCGGCGGCGGCTCTCTATGCTTCCTACGTTGGTGGGGCCATCACCTCGGTGGTCATCCTGCCCCAGGGCAAGGTCACTGCGGCCCAACTGGCCCAGCCGTTGGGCTCCGGCGCGGTGGTGCTGGAGGTGCCCGGAGTCTTCGACGACTGCATGAAGGTGGTCGAGCATCTGGCCGACAACTACCGAGTTGCCCTGCTCAACTCCAAAAACGCCTGGCGCATCCTGGGCCAGGAGTCCTACGCCTTCGAGCTTGCCCAATGGTTCGACTGGGACCTGCGCGGCAAGTGCGTCTTCGTGCCCATCGGCAATGCGGGCAATATTACGGCCATCATGGCCGGTTTCCTCAAACTCCTGGAACTTGGCGTCATCGACACCCTGCCGCGCATCTTTGGTGTCCAATCGCACCACGCGGACCCGGTCTATCGCTATTACGCCGTTGACGATCCCGCCAAACGGCAGTTCACGCCAGTGACCGTGACCCCGTCCGTGGCCCAGGCGGCCATGATCGGCAATCCGGTCTCCTTCCCCCGGGTCAGGCATTTTGCGGAAAAATTCGAAGCTTCCGGCGGCAAGGATGCCTTCCAGGTCATCCAGGTGACCGAACAGCAAATCATGGACTCCATGATCCAGGCCAACCGCAACGGACACATCGCCTGCACCCAGGGCGGCGAATGTCTGGCCGGAGCCAAGCGCGCCCTTGAGCTGGGGCTGGTCTCGCCCGACGAGTTGTGCATACTCGACTCCACGGCCCACCAACTCAAGTTCGTGGATTTCCAGAACATGTATTTTGAAAACACCTTCCCTGCCGAGTTCGGGGTAACGCCAGACACAACCCTGTCCAACCGCCCAGCGCTGGTCGCCTCGCCCGAGGACAAGGCCCGGCTCTCTCCCGAGGATTTCACCCGGACCACGGCAGACGCCATTGTCAAACGCCTGGGGTTGGAAAAGAAATAG
- a CDS encoding patatin-like phospholipase family protein, translated as MTKKTTVSLVLGSGGARGLAHIGVIRWLQANGCDIRSISGSSMGALVGGIHAIGKLDEYEVWARKITKASMLSLLDFSMGTAGLFKGAKLIETLKSLVGNVRIEQLSVSYTAVASNISQAKEVWFRKGPIFDAIRASISLPLIFTPFRHEGADLIDGGILNPVPIAPTFSDNTDVTIAVNLCGRPVKGARLPDRDDDRHSLLPGMVSDLVDKFRNGVGGGINIGAYDVLSQSFDAMQGTIARQKIAVYPPDHLIEIPRNLCRLIDFDRAEELINHGYEAARQRLSGVLPLR; from the coding sequence ATGACGAAGAAGACCACGGTTTCGCTGGTCCTTGGCAGTGGCGGTGCCAGGGGGTTGGCCCACATCGGCGTCATACGCTGGCTCCAAGCCAACGGTTGCGATATCCGGTCCATCTCCGGCAGCTCCATGGGGGCCCTGGTGGGCGGCATCCATGCCATCGGCAAACTCGACGAGTATGAGGTCTGGGCGCGAAAGATCACCAAGGCGTCCATGCTTTCCCTGCTTGACTTTTCCATGGGCACGGCCGGGCTTTTTAAGGGGGCCAAGCTCATTGAGACGCTGAAGTCCTTGGTGGGCAACGTCCGCATCGAGCAGTTGTCCGTCTCCTATACCGCCGTGGCCTCCAACATCTCCCAGGCCAAGGAAGTGTGGTTCCGCAAGGGGCCCATTTTTGACGCCATCCGGGCGTCCATCTCCCTGCCGCTCATCTTCACCCCTTTTCGGCATGAAGGCGCGGATCTGATCGACGGCGGCATCCTCAACCCGGTACCCATCGCCCCCACCTTCAGCGACAATACGGACGTGACCATTGCGGTCAACCTCTGCGGCAGGCCGGTCAAGGGAGCGCGGCTGCCAGACCGGGACGACGACAGGCATTCTCTGCTCCCCGGCATGGTTTCCGATCTGGTTGACAAGTTCAGGAACGGCGTTGGGGGCGGCATCAACATAGGTGCCTACGACGTGCTCTCCCAGTCCTTTGACGCCATGCAGGGAACCATTGCCCGCCAGAAAATCGCGGTCTATCCGCCTGACCATCTTATTGAAATCCCCAGAAATCTTTGCCGGCTGATCGATTTTGACCGGGCCGAAGAACTCATCAATCACGGCTATGAAGCGGCACGGCAGCGGCTGTCGGGCGTCCTGCCGCTGCGTTGA
- a CDS encoding DUF456 domain-containing protein, with product MAYLWATLTILLLLLSQILQLFSMPANWVALGLVALWKWVYPASMDWSFVIALALAAALAEVLEFGLQAWGAGRYGATGRGNLGGIVGAVAGAILGAPFLLGLGALAGALGGAYLGCLVMEMPGRSRQEAMHAAKGAFVGKALGFTAKTAVGAVIVVLSIPRIWP from the coding sequence TTGGCATACCTCTGGGCCACGCTGACCATCCTCCTGCTTCTGCTTTCCCAGATACTGCAACTCTTCAGCATGCCCGCCAACTGGGTGGCGCTGGGATTGGTGGCACTGTGGAAATGGGTCTACCCCGCTTCCATGGACTGGAGCTTCGTCATTGCCCTGGCCTTGGCCGCCGCCCTGGCCGAGGTGCTGGAATTCGGCCTCCAGGCATGGGGAGCGGGTCGCTACGGCGCCACAGGACGCGGCAACCTCGGCGGCATCGTCGGAGCCGTGGCCGGGGCGATCCTGGGGGCCCCCTTCCTCCTTGGTCTGGGCGCACTGGCCGGCGCTCTGGGTGGCGCCTATCTCGGCTGTCTGGTCATGGAAATGCCCGGCCGCAGCCGCCAGGAGGCCATGCACGCTGCAAAGGGCGCCTTTGTGGGAAAGGCCCTCGGCTTTACGGCCAAGACCGCTGTGGGCGCAGTCATCGTGGTCCTGTCCATCCCCCGCATCTGGCCCTGA
- a CDS encoding phenylacetate--CoA ligase family protein → MYFDPVEALDRPALERLQTERLRRTLAIAARSPFYGERLAGLNIDDIRTPDDITSLPFTTKDDLRSQYPYGMLTRPQEEFVRLHASSGTTGTPTAIFYTQGDLDAWADLMARSMYACGCRKTDVLQNMSGYGLFTGGLGIHYGSERLGMLTIPAGAGNTKRQIKLIRDFKVTVMHIIPSFALYFAQKVREEGFDTADMPWRIALIGAEPHTEEARRKIEEMMHIKAYNSYGLSEMNGPGVAFECEHQTGMHLWEDAYIAEIINPETGEHVAEGEVGELVMTTLTREGMPIIRYRTRDLTRFLPGQCACGRTHRRIDRIAGRADDMIILKGVNIYPMQIEHCLMAMPEVGQNYLIELVTEGVSDQMKVKVEIKDEFFVEDMRSLQALQKRIAKNLCNEILLTPRVELVQHDSIPKTEGKAVRVVDNRSKE, encoded by the coding sequence ATGTATTTCGATCCCGTTGAAGCCCTCGACCGCCCCGCTTTGGAACGCCTTCAGACCGAACGTCTGCGCCGGACCCTGGCAATCGCCGCCCGGTCCCCTTTCTATGGAGAGCGCCTGGCAGGGCTGAACATCGACGACATCAGGACCCCGGACGACATCACCTCGCTCCCCTTCACCACCAAGGACGACCTGCGCAGCCAGTATCCCTATGGCATGCTCACCCGCCCGCAGGAGGAGTTCGTCCGGCTGCACGCCTCGTCCGGCACAACCGGCACCCCCACCGCCATCTTCTACACCCAAGGCGATCTAGATGCCTGGGCAGACCTCATGGCCCGCTCCATGTACGCCTGCGGCTGCCGCAAGACAGATGTGCTCCAGAACATGTCCGGCTACGGTCTGTTCACCGGAGGCCTTGGTATTCACTACGGTTCCGAGCGCCTGGGAATGCTGACCATCCCCGCGGGTGCGGGCAACACCAAACGGCAGATCAAGCTCATCCGCGACTTCAAGGTCACGGTCATGCACATCATCCCCTCCTTCGCCCTCTACTTCGCCCAGAAGGTCCGCGAGGAAGGTTTCGATACGGCGGACATGCCCTGGCGCATCGCGCTCATCGGGGCCGAGCCCCATACCGAGGAGGCCCGGCGCAAAATCGAGGAGATGATGCACATCAAGGCCTACAACTCCTACGGCCTGTCAGAGATGAACGGCCCTGGCGTGGCTTTCGAGTGCGAACACCAGACGGGCATGCACCTGTGGGAAGACGCTTACATCGCCGAAATCATCAACCCCGAGACCGGCGAGCACGTTGCCGAGGGCGAGGTGGGCGAGTTGGTCATGACCACCCTGACCCGCGAGGGCATGCCCATCATCCGCTACCGCACCCGCGACCTGACCCGTTTCCTCCCCGGCCAGTGCGCCTGCGGGCGCACCCATCGCCGCATCGACCGCATTGCGGGCCGGGCCGACGACATGATCATCCTCAAGGGCGTCAATATCTATCCCATGCAGATCGAGCACTGCCTGATGGCCATGCCCGAAGTGGGCCAGAACTACCTCATTGAGCTGGTGACCGAAGGCGTGTCCGACCAGATGAAGGTCAAGGTGGAGATCAAGGACGAATTCTTCGTGGAAGACATGCGCTCCCTGCAGGCCCTGCAAAAACGCATCGCCAAGAATCTGTGCAACGAAATCCTGCTCACCCCGCGTGTGGAGCTGGTGCAGCACGACTCCATTCCCAAGACCGAAGGCAAGGCCGTGCGAGTGGTGGACAACCGCAGCAAGGAGTAA
- the dnaB gene encoding replicative DNA helicase: MPSPKTSKQQRPKSGQHDTHSEEALSRASSDLLRKLPPQNLEAEQAVIGGVFQSNTMFHELVDIIDADDFYSPAHRTIFQSFIELYNRQKPIDLVTVKDQLESSGHLDTVGGPVYLFELADSVFSAANALHHAKIVRDKAILRRLIDASSSIITDCYEAGDVDELLGESEKRIFHIAQAKANANQIDSKRLLDRVFEDLTRKYENKSAITGIATHYHTFDAMTAGLQKSDLIIMAGRPSMGKTAFALNVALRAAARSETPTVIFSLEMSMEQLMTRLLAVQAKVGLQNLRTGYLDDQDWQKLYAAADILSQAPIFIDDTPALSTLELQARCRRLKAEHNLGLVIVDYLQLMRASNRTDSREQEISEISRSMKALAKELNLPVIALSQLNRKVEERTDKRPMMADLRESGAIEQDADIIVFLYRDAAYNKSEDNPLKNHAEIIIAKQRNGPVGKCELFFQKEFTLFENMDATPYPSELPEGI; encoded by the coding sequence ATGCCGTCGCCGAAGACGTCGAAACAGCAGAGGCCTAAATCGGGCCAGCACGACACTCATTCGGAAGAGGCCCTTTCAAGGGCCTCTTCCGATCTCCTACGCAAACTCCCCCCGCAGAACCTCGAAGCTGAACAGGCCGTTATCGGCGGCGTGTTCCAGTCCAACACCATGTTCCACGAACTGGTGGATATTATCGACGCCGACGACTTCTACTCCCCGGCGCACCGGACCATCTTCCAGAGCTTCATCGAGCTGTACAACCGGCAAAAGCCCATTGATCTGGTCACGGTCAAGGACCAGCTGGAGTCCTCAGGCCACCTCGACACCGTGGGCGGCCCGGTCTATCTTTTCGAACTGGCGGACTCGGTGTTCAGCGCTGCCAATGCCCTGCACCACGCCAAGATTGTCCGGGACAAGGCGATCCTGCGCCGCCTCATCGACGCCTCAAGCTCCATCATCACCGACTGCTACGAGGCAGGCGACGTGGACGAACTGCTGGGCGAATCCGAAAAGCGCATCTTCCACATCGCCCAGGCCAAGGCCAACGCCAACCAGATTGACAGCAAGCGTCTGCTTGACCGCGTCTTTGAGGATCTGACCCGGAAATACGAGAACAAGTCGGCCATCACGGGCATCGCCACCCATTACCACACTTTTGACGCCATGACTGCCGGGCTCCAGAAGTCGGACCTGATCATCATGGCCGGACGGCCCTCCATGGGCAAGACCGCCTTTGCCCTCAACGTGGCCCTGCGCGCCGCGGCCCGTTCCGAGACCCCCACCGTCATCTTTTCCCTTGAAATGAGTATGGAGCAGCTCATGACCCGCCTACTGGCCGTCCAGGCCAAGGTGGGGCTCCAAAACCTGCGCACCGGCTATCTTGACGACCAGGACTGGCAGAAACTCTACGCCGCAGCCGACATCCTCTCCCAGGCGCCCATCTTCATTGACGACACGCCCGCCCTCTCGACCCTTGAGCTTCAGGCCCGTTGCCGCCGCCTCAAGGCCGAGCACAACCTGGGGCTGGTTATCGTGGACTACCTCCAGCTCATGCGGGCCAGCAACCGGACCGACTCACGCGAGCAGGAAATCTCCGAGATCTCGCGGAGCATGAAGGCCCTGGCCAAGGAGCTGAACCTGCCGGTCATCGCGCTTTCCCAGCTCAACCGCAAGGTGGAGGAACGCACGGACAAGCGGCCCATGATGGCCGACCTGCGCGAATCCGGCGCCATTGAGCAGGACGCGGACATCATCGTCTTCCTCTACCGCGATGCAGCCTACAACAAGAGCGAAGACAACCCGCTGAAAAACCACGCGGAAATCATCATCGCCAAGCAGCGCAACGGCCCGGTGGGCAAATGCGAACTCTTCTTCCAAAAGGAGTTCACCCTGTTCGAGAACATGGACGCCACTCCGTACCCCTCGGAACTCCCGGAAGGGATCTAA
- the rplI gene encoding 50S ribosomal protein L9 has protein sequence MKLILRADVDTLGRLGEIVTVKDGYGRNYLIPQGLAKPATPANLKAFELERRKLQENADSLRAQAQGLADRIAATPISIEVRVGEGDKLYGSVTSANIGDAMEAAGIDIDRRKIILPEPIRSLGEYEVEIKLHPDVRGELKLSVVRHGASFVDELEETAPVEAAQEPDAVAEDVETAEA, from the coding sequence ATGAAACTCATTTTACGCGCTGATGTCGACACCCTGGGTCGGCTCGGAGAAATTGTTACCGTCAAGGACGGCTATGGCCGCAACTACCTGATTCCGCAGGGACTTGCCAAGCCCGCCACCCCCGCCAACCTCAAGGCTTTCGAGCTTGAGCGCCGCAAACTTCAGGAAAACGCCGACTCCCTCCGGGCCCAGGCCCAGGGTCTGGCCGATCGCATCGCAGCCACCCCCATCTCCATCGAGGTGCGTGTGGGTGAGGGCGACAAGCTTTACGGCTCCGTCACCTCGGCCAATATCGGCGACGCCATGGAGGCCGCGGGCATCGACATCGACCGCCGCAAGATCATCCTGCCCGAGCCCATCCGCTCCCTGGGAGAATACGAGGTCGAGATCAAGCTCCACCCTGACGTGCGCGGCGAACTGAAGCTCTCCGTGGTCCGTCACGGCGCATCCTTCGTCGATGAACTGGAAGAGACCGCCCCTGTAGAGGCGGCCCAGGAACCCGATGCCGTCGCCGAAGACGTCGAAACAGCAGAGGCCTAA
- the rpsR gene encoding 30S ribosomal protein S18, producing MSFRKKFTPRKKFCRFCADQELPLDYKRPDILRDFVTERGKIIARRITGTCAKHQRRLTNEIKRARQMALLFYTTVHSSDVKKRSSL from the coding sequence ATGTCATTTCGCAAGAAATTCACTCCGAGGAAGAAGTTCTGCCGCTTCTGCGCGGATCAGGAGCTGCCTCTGGACTACAAGCGCCCCGACATTCTTCGTGATTTCGTGACCGAACGCGGCAAGATCATTGCCCGCCGCATCACAGGCACCTGCGCCAAACACCAGCGCCGGTTGACCAACGAAATCAAGCGCGCCCGTCAGATGGCCCTTCTGTTCTACACCACGGTTCACAGCTCCGATGTGAAGAAGCGGAGCTCCCTGTAG
- the rpsF gene encoding 30S ribosomal protein S6: protein MATNYETLVLLSPELAEENRKEILDLLTTVVEREGGTMVETDDWGLRTLAYPVQKQTRGYYVRLVYDASGNLVAELERNIRITDGIFKFMTVKLAA from the coding sequence ATGGCTACCAACTACGAGACGCTCGTGCTTCTCTCTCCCGAGTTGGCCGAGGAAAACAGGAAGGAAATCCTGGACCTCCTCACCACCGTCGTGGAGCGCGAAGGCGGCACCATGGTCGAAACCGACGACTGGGGTCTGCGCACCCTTGCCTATCCGGTCCAGAAACAGACTCGCGGTTATTACGTGCGTCTGGTCTACGACGCTTCCGGCAACCTGGTGGCGGAACTGGAACGCAACATCCGCATCACCGACGGCATCTTCAAGTTCATGACCGTCAAACTGGCTGCCTAG
- a CDS encoding phosphoribosylaminoimidazolesuccinocarboxamide synthase — MPAVMKTDFKEFPCISRGKVRDIYEIDEKTLLIVTTDRISAFDVVMPDPIEDKGKVLNQITLFWMDMMRDLMPNHIIATDVKEFPEPLLAHAEALRGRSVLARRAKPLPIECIVRGFITGSGWKDYQKTGQVCGHALPAGLKESEMLETPLFTPSTKAELGDHDENITLEQAAGLIGEEMMRKVEGLAIAIYSRARDYARQRGILIADTKFEFGMVDDQLILIDEVLTPDSSRFWPMEGYAPGRSQPSFDKQYFRDWLEEIGFNKQPPAPSVPPLIASRTREKYMEAYALLTGGRLEL, encoded by the coding sequence ATGCCCGCCGTTATGAAAACAGACTTCAAGGAATTTCCGTGCATCTCCCGGGGCAAGGTCCGTGACATCTACGAAATCGACGAAAAGACCCTGCTCATCGTGACCACGGACCGCATCTCGGCCTTCGACGTGGTCATGCCCGACCCCATCGAGGACAAGGGCAAGGTGCTCAACCAGATCACCCTGTTCTGGATGGACATGATGCGCGACCTGATGCCAAACCACATCATTGCCACGGACGTGAAGGAATTTCCCGAGCCCCTGCTCGCCCATGCAGAGGCCCTGCGCGGCCGCAGCGTGCTGGCCCGCCGGGCCAAACCCCTGCCCATTGAGTGCATCGTGCGCGGCTTCATCACCGGCTCGGGCTGGAAGGACTACCAGAAGACCGGACAGGTTTGCGGCCACGCCCTGCCCGCCGGGCTCAAGGAATCCGAGATGCTCGAAACCCCGCTCTTTACTCCGTCCACCAAGGCGGAACTGGGCGACCACGACGAGAACATCACCCTTGAACAGGCCGCAGGGCTCATCGGCGAAGAAATGATGCGCAAGGTCGAGGGGCTGGCCATCGCCATCTATTCCCGGGCCCGCGACTACGCACGCCAGCGCGGCATCCTCATCGCGGACACCAAGTTCGAATTTGGCATGGTCGATGATCAGCTCATTCTCATCGACGAGGTGCTGACCCCGGACTCGTCGCGGTTCTGGCCGATGGAGGGCTATGCGCCGGGCCGCTCCCAGCCCAGTTTCGACAAGCAGTATTTTCGCGACTGGCTGGAGGAAATCGGCTTCAACAAACAGCCGCCAGCCCCCTCCGTGCCGCCTCTCATCGCGTCGCGCACCCGGGAGAAATACATGGAAGCCTATGCCCTGCTCACTGGCGGCAGACTCGAACTCTAG
- the hisD gene encoding histidinol dehydrogenase, which translates to MPCRTIEYASPQDWADIADWLDRRKDPDTKVDTLVRDILAEVKKRGDDALVDFTRKFDCPDFAPSRLRVPPEAITAALDRLPESDVAILKESIARVRDFHANQKEKSWWTASPDGTVLGQMVRPVDRVGLYVPGGQGGETPLISSLIMNAVPAQVAGVASIAVTSPPRADATLNPYILGTAALLGIDEIHLAGSAWAIGALAYGTRTIAPCDVLAGPGNIFVATAKSQLIGQVGIDMVAGPSEIVILADATANPAWLAADMLSQAEHDPLAASILVTQDTALAAAVGRELVTQCADLPRGDIAAKSLEAWGAVITVPDLDTGIDLVNRLAAEHLELALADPWAVLGAIRHAGAIFMGHTSPEPVGDYFAGPNHVLPTLRTVRFSSALSVQNFCKKSSIIATTPGYVAEHGHKIARLARLEGLEAHARSVECRTK; encoded by the coding sequence ATGCCGTGCAGAACCATTGAATACGCCAGCCCGCAGGACTGGGCCGACATCGCCGACTGGCTCGACCGGCGCAAGGACCCGGACACGAAAGTGGACACCCTTGTCCGGGACATCCTCGCTGAGGTGAAGAAGCGGGGTGACGACGCCCTGGTTGACTTCACCCGCAAGTTCGACTGCCCGGATTTCGCCCCCTCCCGCCTGCGCGTCCCGCCAGAAGCCATTACCGCGGCCCTGGATCGGCTGCCCGAAAGCGATGTGGCCATCCTGAAGGAATCCATCGCCCGGGTGCGCGACTTCCACGCCAACCAGAAGGAAAAATCCTGGTGGACCGCCAGCCCGGACGGCACGGTGCTGGGCCAGATGGTGCGCCCGGTGGACCGGGTGGGCCTCTATGTGCCCGGCGGCCAGGGCGGCGAAACCCCGCTCATCTCCAGCCTGATCATGAACGCGGTCCCGGCCCAGGTGGCCGGGGTGGCATCCATCGCCGTGACCTCTCCGCCCCGCGCCGACGCCACGCTCAATCCCTACATTCTGGGCACCGCCGCCCTGCTGGGCATTGATGAAATCCATCTGGCCGGTTCGGCCTGGGCCATCGGGGCCCTGGCATACGGAACCCGGACCATCGCCCCGTGCGACGTGCTGGCCGGGCCGGGCAACATCTTCGTGGCCACGGCCAAATCCCAGCTCATTGGACAGGTGGGCATCGACATGGTGGCCGGCCCCAGCGAGATCGTCATCCTGGCCGATGCCACCGCCAACCCCGCATGGCTGGCGGCCGACATGCTCTCCCAGGCCGAACACGACCCCCTGGCCGCCTCCATCCTGGTCACGCAGGACACGGCTCTGGCCGCGGCGGTGGGCCGGGAGCTTGTAACCCAGTGCGCCGACCTGCCACGCGGCGACATCGCGGCCAAGTCCCTGGAAGCCTGGGGCGCAGTGATCACCGTGCCTGACCTCGACACCGGCATTGATCTGGTCAACAGGCTGGCGGCCGAACACCTGGAGCTGGCCCTGGCCGATCCCTGGGCCGTGCTCGGCGCCATCCGACACGCCGGAGCCATCTTCATGGGCCACACCTCGCCCGAGCCGGTGGGCGACTACTTTGCCGGGCCAAACCACGTCCTGCCCACCCTGCGCACCGTGCGCTTTTCCTCAGCCCTGTCCGTGCAGAACTTCTGCAAAAAATCGAGCATCATCGCCACCACTCCGGGTTATGTGGCCGAACACGGGCACAAGATTGCCCGGCTGGCCCGCCTGGAAGGGCTCGAAGCCCACGCACGCAGCGTGGAATGCCGCACCAAGTAG